A genomic segment from Brevundimonas mediterranea encodes:
- the gcvH gene encoding glycine cleavage system protein GcvH: protein MKFTKDHEWVSLDGDIATVGISKHAADALGDVVFVEVPEVGKIVAKGASFAVVESVKAASDVYAPVSGEVVEANDALSTAPETVNAAPEGDGWFAKIKVSDVSELDALMDQAAYDAFLATL, encoded by the coding sequence ATGAAATTCACCAAGGATCACGAGTGGGTCAGCCTGGACGGCGACATCGCCACCGTGGGCATCTCCAAACACGCCGCCGACGCCCTGGGCGACGTGGTGTTCGTTGAAGTGCCGGAAGTCGGCAAGATCGTCGCCAAGGGCGCCAGCTTCGCCGTGGTCGAGAGCGTCAAGGCCGCTTCCGACGTCTACGCCCCAGTCTCGGGCGAGGTGGTCGAGGCCAATGACGCCCTGTCGACCGCCCCGGAAACCGTCAACGCCGCCCCGGAAGGCGACGGCTGGTTCGCCAAGATCAAGGTGTCGGACGTCTCGGAACTGGACGCCCTGATGGACCAGGCCGCCTACGACGCCTTCCTCGCCACCCTCTAG
- the gcvT gene encoding glycine cleavage system aminomethyltransferase GcvT: MTDQALKTTPLNAAHRALGARMVGFGGYDMPVQYEGVLAEHRWTREHAGLFDVSHMGQCKITGEDATAQFERFVPGDYEILKAGKQKYSLLLNKDGGIIDDLMAGRPDHDGLFVVVNAGNKDEDFAFWSANLEGDAKLTVLDRALIAIQGPETAEVMAAHEPILAEMGFMECARLMLFGVDCYVSRSGYTGEDGYEISVPADQAERVWNTILEDARVKPIGLGARDSLRLEAGLPLHGHDIDPTTSPVEGALTFALSKSRKERADFNGADRILKELADGPSRIRIGLIVKEGAPAREGAEIADADGNVIGKVTSGGPSPTLGKNIAMGFVPPAYAALGTELKVVVRGKSAAAEVVAMPFVAQRYYRKPKA, translated from the coding sequence ATGACCGACCAAGCCCTGAAGACCACGCCCCTGAACGCCGCGCACCGCGCTCTGGGAGCCCGGATGGTGGGCTTCGGCGGCTATGACATGCCGGTCCAGTATGAGGGCGTCCTGGCCGAGCACCGCTGGACCCGCGAACACGCCGGCCTGTTCGACGTGTCGCACATGGGCCAGTGCAAGATCACCGGCGAGGACGCGACCGCCCAGTTCGAGCGGTTCGTGCCCGGCGACTATGAAATCCTGAAGGCCGGCAAGCAAAAGTATTCGCTGCTGCTGAACAAGGACGGCGGGATCATCGACGACCTGATGGCCGGCCGCCCGGATCACGACGGCCTGTTCGTCGTCGTCAACGCCGGCAACAAGGACGAGGATTTCGCCTTCTGGAGCGCAAACCTCGAAGGCGACGCCAAGCTGACCGTGCTGGACCGCGCCCTGATCGCCATCCAGGGGCCGGAAACCGCCGAAGTCATGGCCGCGCATGAGCCGATCCTGGCCGAGATGGGCTTCATGGAATGCGCCCGGCTGATGCTGTTCGGCGTCGACTGCTACGTCTCGCGTTCGGGCTATACCGGCGAGGACGGCTATGAGATTTCGGTGCCGGCGGATCAGGCAGAGCGCGTCTGGAACACCATCCTGGAAGACGCCCGCGTCAAGCCGATCGGCCTGGGCGCCCGCGACAGCCTGCGGCTCGAAGCCGGCCTGCCGCTGCACGGCCATGACATCGACCCGACGACCAGCCCGGTCGAAGGCGCCCTGACCTTCGCCCTGTCCAAGTCACGCAAGGAGCGCGCCGACTTCAACGGCGCCGACCGCATCCTGAAGGAACTGGCCGACGGTCCTTCGCGCATCCGCATCGGCCTGATCGTCAAGGAAGGCGCCCCGGCCCGCGAAGGCGCCGAGATCGCCGACGCTGACGGGAACGTCATCGGCAAGGTCACCTCGGGCGGCCCCTCCCCCACCCTGGGCAAGAACATCGCCATGGGCTTCGTGCCGCCGGCCTATGCCGCGCTGGGTACGGAGTTGAAGGTCGTCGTGCGCGGCAAGTCCGCCGCCGCCGAAGTCGTCGCCATGCCCTTCGTGGCGCAACGCTATTACCGGAAGCCGAAGGCGTAA